A DNA window from Bradyrhizobium barranii subsp. barranii contains the following coding sequences:
- a CDS encoding cysteine hydrolase family protein — protein MLNSTKPTLGVISAEPEPIRLDWPATALLIIDMQRDFMEPGGFGETLGNDVSQLARAVKPIGAVLKAARDTGMLVIHTREGHLPDLSDAPSAKVERGAPSLRIGDPGPMGRILIRGEAGHDIIPELYPLDSEVVIDKPGKGAFYATELTDVLEKYGIENLLVCGVTTEVCVNTTVREANDRGYRCVVISDGCASYFPEFHEMGLKMIKAQGGIFGWVADSAAVLEAMKTSTTQG, from the coding sequence ATGTTGAACTCAACCAAGCCGACACTGGGCGTCATCAGCGCCGAGCCCGAGCCGATCAGGCTCGACTGGCCTGCCACCGCGCTTCTCATCATCGACATGCAGCGGGATTTCATGGAGCCGGGCGGCTTCGGCGAGACGCTGGGCAACGATGTCAGCCAGCTCGCGCGCGCGGTGAAGCCGATCGGCGCGGTGCTGAAGGCGGCACGTGACACCGGCATGCTGGTGATCCATACGCGCGAGGGGCATTTGCCCGATCTGTCCGACGCGCCGTCGGCGAAAGTCGAGCGCGGCGCGCCGTCCTTGCGCATCGGCGATCCCGGCCCGATGGGGCGCATTCTCATTCGCGGCGAGGCCGGCCACGACATCATTCCCGAGCTTTATCCGCTCGACAGCGAAGTCGTGATCGACAAGCCCGGCAAGGGCGCGTTCTACGCCACTGAGCTCACCGACGTGCTGGAGAAATACGGCATCGAGAACTTGCTCGTATGCGGCGTCACGACTGAGGTGTGCGTCAACACCACCGTGCGCGAGGCCAATGACCGTGGCTATCGCTGCGTCGTCATCTCGGACGGCTGCGCGTCCTACTTCCCCGAGTTTCACGAGATGGGCCTGAAGATGATCAAGGCCCAGGGCGGCATCTTCGGCTGGGTCGCGGACTCAGCCGCAGTCTTGGAGGCAATGAAGACTTCGACCACACAGGGGTAG
- a CDS encoding regulator, which yields MSTLTGTAGRSDLNKSEFKPALWTSGDWNAFFGFGTNILVNMLVLTGLLRFVLKMPDSLVFGRILPALGLMMCLSTFYYAYLAYRLAQRTGRNDVCALPSGVSVPHMFIVTFVIMLPITIKTGDPLKGWSAGLVWVFFQSFILMIGGFIAPFIRRITPRAALLGTLAGVSITFISMRPALEMYMTPQIGLVCFAIILVSWFGGVKYWRGIPAGLVAIAVGMVIAWGSNLFGLGLGGLSIAGVGAAFANFGFSVPIPAVGYVFSGFEFLGIILVTAIPFGIYDLVEAMDNVESAEAAGDEYPTTRVLTADGVVSLIGCLMGNPFINAVYIGHPGWKAMGGRIGYSAATGIMVVVLAWFGIISVLLALVPVVAISPILLYIGMLIGAQAFQTTPVKHAPAIVLALTPHLAAWAKLQIDTMLGSTMMAATSVGGLAADKADAVKAAAIAALPQQGVFYHGLEVMGGGSILGGLILGAIGVFIIERDFEKASAFALVGAVLTYFGFMHGEAVGIGGGFGVTPAVAFAYAVMAAGLFSASKLGATEHYATHPEMHAAPAE from the coding sequence ATGAGCACATTGACAGGGACGGCCGGCAGATCTGATCTGAACAAGTCCGAGTTCAAGCCGGCACTATGGACATCGGGCGACTGGAACGCGTTCTTCGGCTTCGGCACCAACATCCTCGTCAACATGCTGGTGCTCACGGGCCTGCTGCGCTTCGTCCTGAAGATGCCTGATAGTCTCGTGTTCGGCCGCATCCTGCCCGCGCTCGGGCTGATGATGTGCCTCTCCACCTTCTACTACGCTTACCTCGCCTATCGCCTCGCGCAGAGGACCGGCCGCAACGATGTCTGCGCACTGCCGTCGGGCGTCAGCGTGCCGCACATGTTCATCGTCACCTTCGTGATCATGCTGCCGATCACGATCAAGACCGGTGATCCGCTCAAGGGCTGGTCGGCTGGCCTCGTCTGGGTGTTCTTCCAGAGCTTCATCCTGATGATCGGCGGCTTCATCGCGCCGTTCATCCGCAGGATCACGCCGCGTGCGGCGCTGCTCGGCACGCTCGCCGGCGTCTCCATCACCTTCATCTCGATGCGTCCTGCGTTAGAGATGTACATGACGCCGCAGATCGGCCTGGTCTGCTTCGCCATCATCCTGGTGAGCTGGTTCGGCGGCGTGAAATACTGGCGCGGCATCCCTGCCGGTCTCGTCGCGATCGCGGTCGGCATGGTCATCGCCTGGGGCTCGAACCTGTTCGGGCTCGGCCTCGGTGGGTTGAGCATCGCGGGCGTCGGCGCTGCCTTTGCCAATTTCGGCTTCTCGGTGCCGATCCCGGCCGTGGGCTACGTCTTCTCCGGCTTCGAATTCCTCGGCATCATCCTGGTCACCGCCATTCCGTTCGGCATCTACGACCTCGTCGAGGCCATGGACAATGTCGAGAGTGCGGAAGCGGCCGGTGACGAATATCCGACCACGCGGGTGCTCACCGCCGACGGCGTCGTCAGCCTGATCGGCTGCCTGATGGGCAACCCCTTCATCAACGCCGTCTATATCGGTCATCCCGGCTGGAAGGCGATGGGCGGCCGCATCGGTTACTCGGCGGCGACCGGCATCATGGTGGTGGTGCTGGCCTGGTTCGGCATCATCTCGGTGCTGCTGGCGCTGGTGCCCGTCGTCGCGATCTCGCCGATCCTGCTCTATATCGGCATGCTGATCGGCGCGCAGGCATTCCAGACCACGCCGGTCAAGCACGCGCCCGCGATCGTGCTGGCGCTGACGCCGCATCTTGCCGCCTGGGCCAAGCTCCAGATCGACACCATGCTCGGCTCGACCATGATGGCGGCGACCTCTGTCGGCGGTCTTGCCGCCGACAAGGCCGACGCGGTCAAGGCCGCCGCGATCGCCGCGCTGCCACAGCAGGGCGTGTTCTATCATGGCTTGGAGGTGATGGGCGGCGGCTCCATCCTCGGCGGCCTCATCCTCGGCGCGATCGGCGTCTTCATCATCGAGCGCGACTTCGAGAAGGCCTCGGCCTTCGCGCTGGTTGGTGCCGTGCTCACTTACTTCGGCTTCATGCATGGCGAAGCCGTCGGCATCGGCGGCGGCTTCGGCGTCACGCCCGCGGTGGCGTTCGCCTACGCGGTGATGGCGGCGGGACTGTTTTCCGCCAGCAAGCTCGGCGCCACCGAGCATTATGCCACCCATCCGGAGATGCACGCCGCGCCTGCGGAGTAG
- a CDS encoding S9 family peptidase — translation MSARPLIPRRKLFGNPTYVGTKLSPDGQWLSWLAPVDDVLNVWVSPVDSIAAGQPVTRTTGRPINWQSWSPDGRYIMFLNDENGDENLRLFVVDPRSSELRDLTPFANVRAMPTHWSHMVPDKIAVSLNDRDPRWHDVYVLDLATGERSLVWENRQEFHYVGLDWQLKPRYAHSNAPDGGTRLWRIDDGEVTHWRDTSYEAYISTRPWNFDAEGNYLHMTSSVTHDKSALLSINWSTGDERVLFASDRADVTGAIFNTRTLEPEAVCIDPGRQEWTALTPAIAAELDLIKARLRDHAFYVESQSDDGRRWVVASHAPDQPITYHLLDRDKQTITELFSARPELKPYRLASMQEVQGKSRDGLPLVSYLTLPADIDGDRPPRPLPMVLIVHGGPWGRDIYGYCRDHQWLADRGYAVLSVNYRGSTGFGKAFVAASEKEHARKMHDDLIDMVDWAIAEGIAQKDKVAIFGLSYGGLASFVGATFTPDVFCCSVPVVGISNLQTLLESMPPYWAGFAEFMYRSYGDPRTEEGRKLLAERSPINKVDNIKKPMLIFHGANDVRCKIAESDTIAAAMQAKGIPVTYIVYPDEGHGFQRPPNQLSYLAIAEAFFARHLGGACEPVGEDFRGSSHEVRAGADILSDLGVA, via the coding sequence ATGTCAGCTCGCCCTCTGATTCCGCGCCGAAAACTGTTTGGCAATCCGACCTACGTCGGCACCAAGTTGTCACCAGATGGGCAATGGCTGTCCTGGCTCGCCCCTGTCGATGACGTTCTGAACGTCTGGGTTTCTCCGGTCGACAGCATTGCGGCGGGCCAGCCCGTAACACGCACCACGGGCCGACCAATCAACTGGCAGAGTTGGAGCCCGGACGGCCGCTACATCATGTTTCTCAACGACGAGAACGGCGATGAGAATCTGCGCCTGTTCGTCGTCGATCCCCGCAGTTCAGAGCTCCGGGATCTCACGCCCTTTGCCAATGTCCGAGCGATGCCGACGCACTGGTCGCACATGGTTCCCGACAAGATTGCAGTCAGCCTCAACGATCGCGACCCGCGCTGGCACGATGTCTACGTGCTCGACCTCGCAACCGGCGAACGCAGCCTGGTTTGGGAAAATCGCCAGGAGTTCCACTACGTCGGGCTCGACTGGCAGTTGAAGCCGCGCTACGCGCACAGCAACGCGCCTGACGGAGGCACACGGCTCTGGCGTATTGACGACGGCGAGGTCACGCATTGGCGCGATACCTCATACGAGGCCTACATCAGCACCCGGCCCTGGAATTTCGACGCGGAGGGCAACTACCTCCATATGACTTCGAGCGTCACGCACGACAAGTCGGCCCTGCTAAGCATCAACTGGTCCACGGGTGACGAACGTGTCTTGTTCGCAAGCGACCGCGCCGATGTGACGGGAGCCATATTCAACACCCGGACACTCGAACCCGAAGCGGTCTGCATCGATCCCGGTCGGCAGGAATGGACGGCTTTGACGCCTGCGATTGCGGCCGAGCTTGATCTGATCAAGGCGCGACTACGCGACCACGCGTTTTATGTGGAGAGCCAAAGCGACGATGGCCGCCGATGGGTCGTGGCGAGCCACGCGCCGGATCAACCCATCACATATCATCTCCTTGACCGCGACAAGCAGACCATCACCGAGCTGTTTTCGGCGCGCCCCGAGCTGAAGCCCTACCGCCTCGCTTCGATGCAGGAAGTGCAAGGCAAATCGCGCGACGGCCTGCCCCTCGTCTCGTACCTCACGCTGCCCGCCGACATCGATGGCGATCGCCCGCCTCGGCCGCTGCCGATGGTCCTCATCGTCCACGGCGGTCCGTGGGGACGGGATATCTACGGCTATTGCAGGGATCACCAATGGCTGGCCGATCGCGGCTACGCCGTGCTTTCGGTCAACTATCGGGGATCGACGGGCTTCGGCAAGGCGTTTGTCGCGGCGAGCGAGAAAGAGCATGCGCGAAAGATGCACGACGATCTCATCGACATGGTCGATTGGGCGATCGCCGAAGGCATCGCGCAAAAGGACAAAGTCGCGATTTTCGGCCTGTCCTACGGCGGCCTGGCCTCGTTCGTCGGCGCAACCTTCACGCCGGACGTCTTCTGCTGTTCCGTGCCGGTCGTCGGCATCTCCAACCTGCAAACCCTGCTGGAGTCGATGCCACCCTATTGGGCCGGCTTTGCGGAATTCATGTATCGCAGCTACGGCGATCCCCGCACCGAGGAAGGCCGCAAGCTGCTCGCCGAACGTTCACCGATCAACAAGGTCGACAACATCAAGAAGCCCATGCTGATCTTTCATGGCGCCAACGACGTTCGCTGCAAGATCGCGGAAAGCGACACCATCGCAGCGGCTATGCAGGCGAAAGGCATTCCCGTGACCTACATCGTCTATCCCGATGAGGGGCACGGATTCCAGAGGCCGCCGAACCAGCTCTCCTATCTCGCAATTGCCGAGGCGTTCTTTGCACGGCATCTGGGTGGCGCCTGCGAGCCCGTTGGCGAGGATTTCCGGGGATCCAGTCACGAGGTTCGTGCCGGGGCCGATATCCTGTCCGATCTGGGCGTCGCCTGA
- a CDS encoding carbohydrate ABC transporter permease produces MNPGQISPSQINLRQVIGRIGLWLSVFVIVSPAILFFLWMASLSLKFEVDNAAYPPVFIPDRIAWKNYADVLASNRFLTYFVNSLIVTGGATTLALLVGVPAGYGIARMAAHKSAIVILIARITPGLSYLIPLFLLFQWLGLLGTLVPQIIIHLVVTVPIVIWIMIGYFETTPLELEEAALIDGATRWQVFRHVALPIAKPGIAVAFILAVIFSWNNFVFGIVLAGRETRTLPVAVYNMISFDQLSWGPLAAAALIVTLPVLLLTVFAQRQIVAGLTAGAVKGG; encoded by the coding sequence ATGAACCCAGGTCAAATCAGCCCAAGTCAAATCAACCTACGTCAGGTCATTGGCAGGATCGGTCTGTGGCTGTCGGTGTTCGTCATCGTGTCGCCGGCGATCCTGTTCTTCCTCTGGATGGCGTCTCTGTCGCTCAAGTTCGAGGTCGACAATGCCGCCTACCCGCCGGTGTTTATCCCCGATCGCATCGCCTGGAAGAACTATGCCGACGTGCTCGCTTCCAACCGCTTCCTGACCTATTTCGTCAACAGCCTGATCGTCACCGGCGGCGCGACCACGCTGGCCCTGCTCGTCGGCGTTCCCGCCGGCTACGGCATCGCGCGCATGGCCGCGCACAAATCCGCGATCGTGATCCTGATCGCGCGCATCACGCCCGGCTTGTCCTATTTGATCCCGCTGTTCCTGCTGTTCCAATGGCTGGGATTGCTCGGAACGCTGGTGCCGCAGATCATCATCCATCTCGTCGTGACGGTGCCGATCGTGATCTGGATCATGATCGGCTATTTCGAGACCACGCCGCTGGAGCTGGAGGAAGCCGCCCTCATTGACGGCGCCACGCGCTGGCAGGTCTTTCGCCATGTCGCCCTGCCGATCGCCAAGCCCGGGATCGCGGTCGCCTTCATCCTCGCCGTGATCTTCTCCTGGAACAATTTTGTGTTCGGCATCGTGCTGGCTGGACGCGAGACGCGCACCCTGCCCGTCGCCGTCTACAACATGATCTCGTTCGACCAGTTGAGCTGGGGACCCCTGGCCGCCGCCGCGCTAATCGTCACTCTCCCGGTGCTGCTGCTCACGGTGTTCGCCCAGCGACAGATCGTGGCGGGGCTCACTGCGGGCGCCGTCAAGGGCGGGTAG
- a CDS encoding carbohydrate ABC transporter permease, which produces MSALTQSTPAAAQSDAAPEKALRPPSYWPFVVPALVVVLAIIIFPWVFTIWMSLNEWKVGSPTTFVGFSNYLRLTSDPRFIEAVGHTMVYTVLSVALPLILGTASAVVFHQKFAGRGFLRGIFIMPMMATPVAIALVWTMMFHPQLGVLNYLLSLVGIPAQLWVFHPATVIPSLVLVETWQWTPLVMLIVLGGLAAIPTEPYESAQIDGASFWQVFRFITLPLIMPFLFIAGMIRMIDAVKSFDIIFAITQGGPGSASETINIYLYSVAFTYYDLGYGSAIAVVFFLLIVALAAVMLYARQRMLWTEIASGA; this is translated from the coding sequence GTGAGTGCGTTGACACAATCGACTCCGGCCGCGGCACAGTCTGATGCCGCGCCGGAGAAGGCGTTGCGGCCGCCATCCTACTGGCCGTTCGTGGTGCCGGCGCTGGTCGTCGTGCTCGCGATCATCATCTTCCCGTGGGTCTTCACCATCTGGATGAGCCTGAACGAGTGGAAGGTCGGCTCACCGACCACCTTCGTCGGGTTTTCCAACTATCTGCGGCTGACGAGCGATCCGCGCTTCATTGAGGCGGTGGGCCATACCATGGTCTACACCGTGCTGTCGGTGGCGCTGCCCCTGATCCTCGGCACGGCCTCAGCCGTGGTGTTTCACCAGAAATTCGCCGGCCGCGGCTTTCTGCGCGGTATTTTCATCATGCCGATGATGGCGACCCCCGTCGCGATCGCGCTGGTCTGGACCATGATGTTCCACCCGCAGCTCGGCGTGCTGAACTACCTCTTGTCGCTGGTCGGGATACCTGCGCAGCTCTGGGTCTTCCACCCCGCGACCGTCATCCCCTCGCTCGTGCTGGTCGAGACCTGGCAATGGACGCCGCTGGTCATGCTGATCGTGCTCGGCGGCCTCGCCGCCATCCCGACCGAGCCCTATGAAAGCGCGCAGATCGACGGCGCCAGCTTCTGGCAGGTGTTCCGCTTCATCACGCTGCCGCTGATCATGCCGTTCCTGTTCATCGCCGGCATGATCCGCATGATCGATGCCGTGAAGAGTTTCGACATCATCTTCGCGATCACGCAGGGAGGACCGGGCTCGGCGTCGGAGACGATCAACATCTATCTCTACAGCGTCGCCTTCACCTATTACGACCTCGGCTACGGCTCGGCGATCGCGGTGGTGTTCTTCCTCCTCATCGTCGCCCTGGCGGCCGTGATGCTCTATGCCCGCCAGCGCATGCTGTGGACCGAAATTGCGAGCGGCGCATGA